The DNA window GGTAACAAATCAGCATGTCTGCGCCGCTTTCTTTTAACACCTTGGTCACGTCGCAAGGTTCCTCATCAGCGACGATAAAGGCTTTATCCTCATCATCTTCCGCCATCAGTTCAGATACGCCATCCAGCACAGGACCCATGTGCACCTTTACTGGATAATCGGGCAAGTTCTCATAAAAAACAGTGGTGCAGTTTGGCTCGGCAAAAATGGCTTCTTTCAACGGTTGGCCTACTTTGCGCTTGTCCACGTCAAAGGCGGCGACAACATTAATATCTCCTGGTTTGTAACCGCCCAGGTCATGGTTCATCAGCCCGATGGTATTGTCGGGAACATTTTTGTACATTTCGATTCCCTGCAGCAACGCGCTGGCACAGTTACCTACACCTGCAATGGCGATGTTAATTTTGCCCATCAATAATCCCTCCTGACATATTTTAATGATTGGAATTGTGTTGCAGGTTGCGGCACCACCCTCCTTGCGTTTAGCATTTTTGCTCAAAAAAAAATCCCGCTGTAGGCGGGAGTGTTTAAGGCAGCATGGTGAGCTGCCGGGTTAGCATGTTTTCAGCAGGAAAGATACACTCCCCAAGCATTACCTGAATACAGATCTGCTTATCTCATCAGAGGCACTTTCCAGGTTGCTGAAACTCGAACCATTTTCGTATTTTTGTTAGCACTCACTAAGTTTTGCTGCTAACAATTATACAGAAAAATTATCCAATTGCAAGTCCTAATTTTTATTTTTTTGGGATAGAGAAGGAAGTACAGCTAAACTTAAGTATTTAGAATATTTTATTTATTATGATTTTGATATTATTTTCCTTGTCCCCCTGCTCTATTTGTGGTACATTAAAAAAGTGATTTGAAATCTAGCAGGCCAAAGTGCCTTGTTGATAGATTATACCTTTATTCAAGTTTTGCCTATCTGCTATTGTTAAATGAATCTGAGATGAATATGGGGCGGGAGATAACATGGTATTCTGTTCAAAATGGCGGCGCTTAACCATGATCTGCATCGCGCTGGCTTTGTTATTAACAGGTGTGGGAGCGGGTTATGCCTACTACCAGCACAATTTAGCCACGATTTATCATGTGTATGTTGACGGCCATCATATTGGTCCGGTGAGTGATCCCAGCCAAATTGAAGAGTGGCTGGACGAAAAATTGGTCCGTGCATCTGAAAAGTACCCGCATGTGGACCTGTACATAAATAACGAAATCAACCTCCAAGAAGAAGAGCGTTATAAACCGGTTGTGAACCGGAAAGCTGTCTTGGACAAGCTGGATGAAATGGTGAATATTCAGGCTAGGGCCGTCAAAATACTGGTGGAGGGGGAACTGGTCGGTTATGCCTCAAGTGAGGATCTGGCCGAAGAAGTCATAGAAACGTTTAAACTGAACTATGTGGACAAAGACGTGCTCTTGGCTCTAGAGGAAAACAAAAATAATAAAGCCCGGGTCACCGTGGCTGCTGTTGATGCTTCTGCTCAAAAACCAGAGGAATCAGAACAGACCACACTTGATGTGTGCATCAAGGAACATGTCCAATATGAACAAGCAACAGTGAACCCTGACTTGGTGCTGGATAAGGAAAATCTGGCCAAACGCTTGGCTGAGCCCCGCACAGAGCAAAAAACGTATACTGTTCAGGAAGGAGATGTGCTGGGCAGCATTGCCGAAAAGTTTAACATGAGCCTGGCCCAATTATTGGCACTAAATCCCGGTGTAGATGAAGACACACTGCTCCAGATCGGACAAGAGCTGACGGTGCAGGGAGAAGAGCCTGTGCTCACTGTGGTAACCGTGGAGCGGATGACGGAGGAGCAAACTATTCCCTATCAAGTAGAAACGAAGAAAGACCCCGATCTGTACCGGGGCCAAACCCGTGTGGAACGTGAAGGAAAAGAAGGCAAAAAACTGGTAGAGTTTGAAGTTGTCAAAGAGAATGGACAAGTTGTCTCCCGTGAAGTGATCGATGAAACCGTGCTGGAAGAACCAGTGAACAAAATAGTGGTTCGCGGCGAAAAAGTAAAACCATCCAGGGGCAGTGGCCAATTTACGTGGCCGGCCCGCGGTGGCCGCATCACTAGCGGATTTGGCATGCGCTGGGGCCGCCCCCATAACGGTATTGATATTGCCGGTGTCAGTGACCGCACCATTGTCGCCGCAGACAACGGTACAGTGGTCAAGGCTGGCTGGCATAGTGGCGGCTACGGCAATACGGTGATTATTAACCACAATAATGGTTACCGTACCTTGTATGCCCACCTGGCCTCTGTTAATGTACGGCCGGGACAAACGGTTCAAAGGGGCGAAGCCATTGGTGTCATGGGTTCAACCGGCAACTCCACCGGAGTGCATCTCCATTTTGAAGTTCACCGGAACGGTGCGCCGGTCAATCCAGCTTCATATGTGAGATAAAAAGTGGCTGTGAGAGGCTGTTTCCCAAAGTGCAATCAGCACTTTGGGGGCAGCTTTTTCTATTAGAATAGATTAAAATAATAGAAAAAGCTAAGTTGTAAAATGACTTATATCCTAATGGTTGAAACAGATAGAAATTGAGGGGGTACCTATGGTTTATAAAATTCTTGTAGTGGATGATGAAAAGCCGATTACAGATATTTTGCAGTTTAACTTAGAAAAGGAAGGCTATCAGGTTTTAACCGCTTTTGACGGGGAAGAAGCGGTAAAAAAAGCGTTGCTGGAAGAGCCGGATTTGATACTCTTAGATATTATGCTGCCTAAAAAAGATGGCTTTCAAGTGTGCCAGGAGATTCGTCACAAAAGCCAAGTGCCTATTATTATGTTGACGGCCAAGGACGAAGAAGTGGATAAGGTTCTGGGATTAGAGCTGGGGGCCGATGATTACGTGACAAAGCCGTTCAGTACCCGGGAGCTCTTGGCCAGGGTTAAAGCCAATTTGCGCCGCAGGAAGGAGCAGGACAACCGCTCTTCTGCCCAGTCCTGTTTGGAGATTGGGGAGTTGCGCATCTATCCGGAAGCTTATTCTGTATATAAGGGTGACCAACTGCTGGAGTTAACCCACCGGGAATTTGAGCTGCTCCTCTTTTTGGCCAAAAACAAGGGACAAGTGTTAACAAGGGAACATTTGCTAGGAACCGTATGGGGTTATGATTACTATGGGGATGTACGCACAGTGGATGTCACCGTGCGTCGTCTGCGGGAAAAAGTAGAAACAGACCCCAGCCGACCGGAGTATATTGTCACCAAGCGGGGGGTCGGTTATCTGTTACAAGAGCCCCACCCTAAAGGAAGTAGACTATGAAGCCGTTAAGGTTTTTTAAAGGAATCCATTTAAAATTTATTATTATTTTGCTCTTGGTGATTATGCTGGCCGTCCAGGTGTTTGGCGCTTATTTCAACCGGGCCCTGGAAACCCATTTGGTTAACAATTTTACCCGCATGCTCGACCAGCAGGCCCATCTTTTGGCTTACAGCATCCAACATGAACTGGAAACACCTTTTGATGAGACGGATGGGCCGGAAAACTATGAACATATGCAATCTCTCATTGATAAAATGTTTGCCTCCATTCCCCATGCTGAAATCCAAGTCCTGGACCGCAACGGGGTTGTGGTCAGTACCAATTCAGACAATCAGGCTATTGTCGGCCAGCGCAACACACAGATTGAGGTTAAACGGGCTTTGCTGGGTACACGGGATGAAGCGATTCGTCTCCATCCCCAAACAGGTCACCGTATGAAAATGATGTCCATTCCCATCAAAGTGAACAATGAGGTGGTGGGGGCTATTTATCTGATGGCCTCCATGGAAGAGACATATCAAAGCATCCAAGACATTAACGGACTGCTCTTGAGGGGGACATTGATTGCCCTCAGCCTGACCGCAGTGATAGGGGTGGTTGTGGCCAGGACGATCACGTCTCCCATTAAGGAAATGACCAGACAGACACAGGCGATGGCGGCTGGTGATTTTTCCAAGCAGGTGAAAGTATACAGTGAAGATGAAATCGGCCAGTTGGCCCAAGGCATTAACCATCTCTCCCAGCGCCTCAGCCAGGCATTGGGGGAGATTGAGGAGGAGAAAAACAAGCTGGCCTCTATTTTGTTTTATATGAGCGACGGGCTTATTGCCACTGACAGGCAGGGGCGTATTATCCTCTTGAACCAACAGGCAGAGATGATGCTGAACAAGCGGGAAAGAGAGGTACTGGGCAAAAAGTTGAGTGAGGTGCTTGATTTTCCGGATGAGGTCAAGCAAGATACACTATTATTCAAGGAGGGGCGCTTCCAGGTGGATATGGGGGCCGACGGACAACCGCTGATCATAGAGATCACGGTCAGTCCGTTGCATCAAGATGGTGCAGGGCAGGGATTGATTGCAGTCTTGCAGGATGTGACGGAACGGGAGCAACTGGAGCGGGACCGCAAAGCGTTCGTGGCCAATGTCTCCCACGAATTGCGCACACCGCTGACAACCATGAAAAGCTATGTAGAAACCTTAACCAGCGGTGCAGTGGATGATCCTGATGTAGCCAAGCGCTTCTTAAACGTCATTGCCAATGAGACAGAGCGGATGATCCGGCTGGTGAATGATCTTTTGCAACTATCCAAACTGGATAGCAAGCGCTTTCGCCTGCGTTTGAAAAAGCTGGATCTGGGCATCCTGGTCGAAGAGGTGATCCAACGCTTTTCTTTTCAGCTCAAAGAGCGTTCTTTAACAGTACGCCTGGACATTGATCCTGATTTGCCTTCCATAGAAGGGGATCAAGATATGCTGACACAGGTGCTGGATAATATCTTGTCCAATGCCATTAAATACTCTTTGGCTGGCGGCGAGATTGCCGTTTTAGCCCGGCAGGAAGGGGAACAGGTGAAACTGGTGATTAAAGACCAGGGTGTGGGTATTCCCAAGCAGGAGTTAAAGCATATCTTCAAACGCTTTTACCGGGTAGACAAGGCCCGCTCCCGGGACAAAGGTGGTGTAGGATTAGGGTTGTCTATTACCAGGGAAATGGTTCTCGCTCATCAAGGCAGCATCGAGATTGACAGTGATGTGGGGGAAGGGACGGCGGTCACCATCCGCTTGCCACTTCAATTAAGCGTGCGGGAGGGGACATCATGACCGTACGGGTAAGCGAACAGGTAAAAAATGTGCTGCTGGCCCTGCTTGTTTTACTCAGCTTATTTTTATCCTGGCAATTATGGACCTACCAGCCCCGCTATGATTATCTTCCCCCGGCCAAGTTTGACGAGCCTGAGGGTTTGGCGGACAGGAGGGAGTTTCATGAACTGATCAAACCCCATATGATTGTTCATCATCTGGGGGAAGAACAATATACCGTCTCATATCCCGATACCTTCTCTTATAACGTCATACAGAGAAAAATGAAAGAATGGGAACTTCAACCCATCCGTCTCCTTGAGCGTGAGCGGTATGCCGACTGGCAGGAGCTCTTTTATCAGGAACAGGGCATTGAGCTTGTGTTTTGGAATGGTATCCCTTTGCAAGTACTGGGTGGCATGTTTAAGGTGAACCTTGAAGAGTGGCTTGACCACATGGATCAGAACCAGTTGCCCCGGATCAACCGGGTATGGCTCCATCACGATCCTCATTTGGAAAACGAGGTCTCTGTTTTATTTTTCTCAGAAGAGGACCAATTGCTACTTCGGAGCCGGACATCTAACATCAGTATCCGGGATCTGGGGGATTATATTGCCTTGGGAAAGACAGGCCCTGTTCATGAAGCTTATGTGGTCAAAGAAGAGGATCAACCCGTTCATACGGTGCATTATCTCAGTGCTGATCCAGTCTCTGTTGCGGAACGGGTTTACCATTATCAGCGCATCCCTGTTTACCATATGGTCTCTTATTTGTTTGTGGATCCGACCCTGGTGCGCCGCATAGAAGAAAGAGGGGACAGTATTCTCTATATTCACGGGCCCCGGGGGCTGCAAGTGAACAAAGCCTATACGCAGATGACCTATTTCCATCCCCCTTTGGAGGCTGAAACAAGAGGCGTAAGCAGCAGTGTGGTGGATGTGGGTCGGGGAATTCAGTTTGTCAATCAGCATAAAGGCTGGGATAAACCTTATGTGTTTGACAGTATCACTGAGATGCATTCTGAGCGGCTTGTACAAGTTTACTTCCGGGAATATGTTGAGCACTATCCTGTCTTTGGCCTTGAACAGGAGGACACGTTGTATACGCTTCGGGTCGATATCCAAATGGACCGGGTCGTGGGTTATGTCCGTTCCCTGCTGGAGCGGGGAGAAGCGGCCAACCAGCGGCAGTTGCAGTTGCCGTCTGGCGTTGAATTACTGACGGCTTTGGAAGCACAAGGTATTGACCTTGCCGAGATCAGCACGATTCGCATTGGATACAAGAGTGAACAAGATACGATGTTTTTAACTTATGAGCCTTACTGGGTGGTTGATTTTAAACAGGGGAAGCGCTGGTTTATCCAGAACGTGCAGGATGTCAGGAGGCATTTGGAATGAATTGGGCCAATACCAAGTCCATTTTAATCGTGGTATTTCTATGTCTTAATCTTTTTTTAGGCTGGCAATTATGGCAGAAACATACCCACCATCCTGAACTGGCTTATATTTATGAAAGCTCTCTAGATGAGCTGTTGATCCTGCACCAGATCACGTTAGACACGGAACTGGATATGGAACAGCCGCACATGGCCCAACTGGAAGTCCGCTCATTTGCCGGCAAGCCGCTCGATGTGCCTGCTAAACAGGAACAAAATATTCACATTAAAGACCATGTCATTATTTCTACCCTTTCTTCCCCTTATACATTAGAGGGGGGATTTGACCCTGATGTGTTTAAAGAGTTGTTTCTTAAGACGTATGTTTATCAAGGGGAAGATTACCACTTTAGTAATAAGACCGATGACGAAATCAGCTATATTCAATATTACGGCCAATTTCCCTTGTTTATCGGCAGCCTCACCATTTTTATAGATGAGCATGAGGCGGTAACCGGCTACAGGCAAGTCTATTTCCAAGTGGTCAGTGAAGGGGAAAAACAACCGATTATTTCGTCCTATACCAGTATAAGAACGTTGCTTGACCAGCAAATTCTTCCTCCTCTGGCCGTGATACGTGATGTCACTTTAGGTTATTACGGCCAAGTCTATGATGCGGAAAATCAAATATTAACCCCAACCTGGCAGATTGTGTTTGAAGACAGGGACCAGCTTAAAATAACATATGTCAATGCTTATACCGGTGCCGTCGAGTTAGATCCAAACAAAGTGGGATGAGGTGAGCAAAGTGACACTACACTATTCTGTCTTAGCCAGCGGGAGTTCAGGTAATGCCATTTATATCAAAACGGAAAAAACGCGCCTGCTGGTTGACGCAGGATTATCGGGCAAGAAATTGGAGCAACTGTTTGCAGAAATCGGAGAAAACCCTGGAGGGCTGAATGCCATTTTGATCACGCATGAGCATTCCGACCATATCAAGGGTTTGGGGGTCATGGCCCGCCGTTATGCTGTACCGGTTTATGCCAACGCTAAAACGTGGTTTGAATTGGATAGGTTGTGTGGAAAAATAGATGTGGAGCAAAAATTTCACTTTGAACGGGGACAAACTTTAACGTTAGGAGATATTGACATTGAATCGTATGGCATTTCCCATGATGCCGTGGAACCCATGGCCTTCTGTTTTTTCCACGGGGGAAAAAAGCTCAGTATTGCCACTGATCTTGGTTATGTCAGCGAAAAAATTAAAGGTACTTTGCGAGATTCACAGGTGCTTATTTTTGAAGCCAATCATGATGTCGAGATGCTGAGGATGAGCCGTTATCCATGGAACATCAAACGGAGAATTTTAAGTGATGTGGGTCACCTGTCCAATGAGGCCAGCGGGGAAGCCTTGGCTGACATAATCACCGACGCTACACAAAAAGTGTATCTGGCTCATCTTAGTCAAGATAACAACTTGCGGGACTTGGCCCGGATGACCGTAGAGCAAATACTGAGGGAGGAAGATGTGCCCGTTAATCAACAGGTGACATTGCATGATACATATCCTGATCGCCCTACGAAACTGGTGGCTGTTTAAACCGCTGAGGTGCAGGGCGTTCGTGCCGGGGCCATGATCTATTTAACACAAGGCATAGGCAAAAAAACAGCATCCGCACAAAACAATTGTTAAAGAATCTTCATCGTTAGGAAATTGAGCCTTTACCCA is part of the Caldalkalibacillus uzonensis genome and encodes:
- a CDS encoding peptidoglycan DD-metalloendopeptidase family protein — protein: MVFCSKWRRLTMICIALALLLTGVGAGYAYYQHNLATIYHVYVDGHHIGPVSDPSQIEEWLDEKLVRASEKYPHVDLYINNEINLQEEERYKPVVNRKAVLDKLDEMVNIQARAVKILVEGELVGYASSEDLAEEVIETFKLNYVDKDVLLALEENKNNKARVTVAAVDASAQKPEESEQTTLDVCIKEHVQYEQATVNPDLVLDKENLAKRLAEPRTEQKTYTVQEGDVLGSIAEKFNMSLAQLLALNPGVDEDTLLQIGQELTVQGEEPVLTVVTVERMTEEQTIPYQVETKKDPDLYRGQTRVEREGKEGKKLVEFEVVKENGQVVSREVIDETVLEEPVNKIVVRGEKVKPSRGSGQFTWPARGGRITSGFGMRWGRPHNGIDIAGVSDRTIVAADNGTVVKAGWHSGGYGNTVIINHNNGYRTLYAHLASVNVRPGQTVQRGEAIGVMGSTGNSTGVHLHFEVHRNGAPVNPASYVR
- the yycF gene encoding response regulator YycF, with the protein product MVYKILVVDDEKPITDILQFNLEKEGYQVLTAFDGEEAVKKALLEEPDLILLDIMLPKKDGFQVCQEIRHKSQVPIIMLTAKDEEVDKVLGLELGADDYVTKPFSTRELLARVKANLRRRKEQDNRSSAQSCLEIGELRIYPEAYSVYKGDQLLELTHREFELLLFLAKNKGQVLTREHLLGTVWGYDYYGDVRTVDVTVRRLREKVETDPSRPEYIVTKRGVGYLLQEPHPKGSRL
- the walK gene encoding cell wall metabolism sensor histidine kinase WalK, with translation MKPLRFFKGIHLKFIIILLLVIMLAVQVFGAYFNRALETHLVNNFTRMLDQQAHLLAYSIQHELETPFDETDGPENYEHMQSLIDKMFASIPHAEIQVLDRNGVVVSTNSDNQAIVGQRNTQIEVKRALLGTRDEAIRLHPQTGHRMKMMSIPIKVNNEVVGAIYLMASMEETYQSIQDINGLLLRGTLIALSLTAVIGVVVARTITSPIKEMTRQTQAMAAGDFSKQVKVYSEDEIGQLAQGINHLSQRLSQALGEIEEEKNKLASILFYMSDGLIATDRQGRIILLNQQAEMMLNKREREVLGKKLSEVLDFPDEVKQDTLLFKEGRFQVDMGADGQPLIIEITVSPLHQDGAGQGLIAVLQDVTEREQLERDRKAFVANVSHELRTPLTTMKSYVETLTSGAVDDPDVAKRFLNVIANETERMIRLVNDLLQLSKLDSKRFRLRLKKLDLGILVEEVIQRFSFQLKERSLTVRLDIDPDLPSIEGDQDMLTQVLDNILSNAIKYSLAGGEIAVLARQEGEQVKLVIKDQGVGIPKQELKHIFKRFYRVDKARSRDKGGVGLGLSITREMVLAHQGSIEIDSDVGEGTAVTIRLPLQLSVREGTS
- the yycH gene encoding two-component system activity regulator YycH, whose translation is MTVRVSEQVKNVLLALLVLLSLFLSWQLWTYQPRYDYLPPAKFDEPEGLADRREFHELIKPHMIVHHLGEEQYTVSYPDTFSYNVIQRKMKEWELQPIRLLERERYADWQELFYQEQGIELVFWNGIPLQVLGGMFKVNLEEWLDHMDQNQLPRINRVWLHHDPHLENEVSVLFFSEEDQLLLRSRTSNISIRDLGDYIALGKTGPVHEAYVVKEEDQPVHTVHYLSADPVSVAERVYHYQRIPVYHMVSYLFVDPTLVRRIEERGDSILYIHGPRGLQVNKAYTQMTYFHPPLEAETRGVSSSVVDVGRGIQFVNQHKGWDKPYVFDSITEMHSERLVQVYFREYVEHYPVFGLEQEDTLYTLRVDIQMDRVVGYVRSLLERGEAANQRQLQLPSGVELLTALEAQGIDLAEISTIRIGYKSEQDTMFLTYEPYWVVDFKQGKRWFIQNVQDVRRHLE
- a CDS encoding two-component system regulatory protein YycI, which gives rise to MNWANTKSILIVVFLCLNLFLGWQLWQKHTHHPELAYIYESSLDELLILHQITLDTELDMEQPHMAQLEVRSFAGKPLDVPAKQEQNIHIKDHVIISTLSSPYTLEGGFDPDVFKELFLKTYVYQGEDYHFSNKTDDEISYIQYYGQFPLFIGSLTIFIDEHEAVTGYRQVYFQVVSEGEKQPIISSYTSIRTLLDQQILPPLAVIRDVTLGYYGQVYDAENQILTPTWQIVFEDRDQLKITYVNAYTGAVELDPNKVG
- a CDS encoding MBL fold metallo-hydrolase; amino-acid sequence: MTLHYSVLASGSSGNAIYIKTEKTRLLVDAGLSGKKLEQLFAEIGENPGGLNAILITHEHSDHIKGLGVMARRYAVPVYANAKTWFELDRLCGKIDVEQKFHFERGQTLTLGDIDIESYGISHDAVEPMAFCFFHGGKKLSIATDLGYVSEKIKGTLRDSQVLIFEANHDVEMLRMSRYPWNIKRRILSDVGHLSNEASGEALADIITDATQKVYLAHLSQDNNLRDLARMTVEQILREEDVPVNQQVTLHDTYPDRPTKLVAV